A single window of Cataglyphis hispanica isolate Lineage 1 chromosome 2, ULB_Chis1_1.0, whole genome shotgun sequence DNA harbors:
- the LOC126858875 gene encoding protein lava lamp-like isoform X1: MHWFVLFLFAQCIMSSVYEKPSDTMEGSLPEAAIHTKETCEQNKNQLESLKEIMMRNQQSLKKKEEEVQEYARRLSKIKSRAKLSRHNKEGNSSSKDTIHLHKTESAAKDTTDDAIDDISQAKTPKAKSSLLQRKLAENRKAFEQRNKELTETKRVMEEKVEAIRQQLDETDLATEVHKDQLAVTPIKPFVITSDMMTPIQIEDIQEKEKKIMDLNSKIVELEATILDLQENLKEKDSVIDSKTKAVTLMSADLSKKGKTTLDTLEDTKDEMRTMQENFILIETSLKDKNNNLLKQLQERDNKISELEHTINRFEEQLKEQKIAESASADFSRSTMDTLAETKDAMKSMQENFVLIESSLKLKNDNLLQQLGEYEVKLVEARERIFQLESDAGIVTTPAVKDLQFRIEKLVQNNRQLLDEKYQLQKNVAELQDKIIAKKSVQNNDAIIEKDNKIAELENLIEELKQSNELLKEESKAEMQKQVTELSSRNGEYSNKIIDLEKQVHKLEAEKNDMIAKLSVERTILKKDDTMIKLTKELEDLNKSMIKLKAQHRSKVKNLQKQLEDFKMVSDTNAELVRLGNQVALLEEEKGNLQLSLVDFDELKASAGDWQERVADLENKVSSQTKEIQMHIDAIATLENQKLDLMQELHTVKQEILALEAENAESENLRVSAEMKVVELEEQLEAIHKEHSENKLESLSESEYHELLKKVDALIHENSELYSKLNKMEEKGTSDTGSTESFEAIQVNNKNDLLKKIEDLEQKNNELTLKLTKLEERDGSHAGSTESFETINDTDRSELLKKIEQLIQENNDLTMKLNRFEEKGSDTGSTESFERIPEHNDNMTKIELLTQENNELVIKLTKLEEQLSQIECNVQLNAPKIDNSLETLKDDSSLRLQIETFTQEHDNLMAEIAKFKTQVEDLTEENNRLQDRIETLTAENTELVINCTKLEEHLEVQMSSQMSVQIIEYTDQIKVLMDRQQVLEKELTQLREASVEQSVNITSCETDDAKSKIVTLEKENAQMIMTIRKLEEHINNQKEELSKFSREKEELNLKLEHMACDDFSRERVELIDKLEKLNREKESVVYERQELHEQINSLLQKSSEEMSEIRKTEEVAQESQSVIVASLEKELENSKVLITEYKNQIEEMNMKLQSMEAELQKKAKQLLEYEASNEKVESLQRELNDMFATAEEWKFKYDDMQVKMQALEQGKISIEEAFKILENNHKELLEVIREKDAATSTLQEQFQDTINSLEMRLQDEIANVTAKEHEITALKAEIEKKDQELQTKYAQLQNGMISIDNLQEELYNYSLKLKENEAALSSSLGEIARLNDIIKQKEKDTQFLKKNISKITEALELTKSSEEFNEILESLRNKETNYIELQNKHKEVLRENSELLQKIEDISKDYENIKNELIKKEQEMNNLLMDKKELVAQIEEIKKDKIETEKRLWELQKILENQTTYAENMQSELTNEYKQMERLKINHTEEMMMLSTRLENVIEELVEKMQENDAMKAKLEEKQELLDKSVTEEMKTVLECKVAELEQKLSESENKFQMQSEKMKKIVATFNKKKIACQELEARVAELEEKWSTEKDEKEVKNKQIQEVEIAMREKDNKIADLEDKLLQTKNDIAEALANSEKFAKESTSLKERMTVLMEHNTEMGEEIEKQRTEIERISLEMTAEKTARENIITEYELYKQTASKEAEQKQAILDEIKEKARELSVRMQVMETEYVDQLATIKNLQAENGLLLSKQTQIDEKLENTEKESEERRVLIEQLQKEITTMTVAVQTPEQDVREDDVERIAQHCDHSEQCQNLVQALEARLQERQAEIENLNNELANSYGNIVLLHDESQRYNDMMMQTAQERFNQSLMDQTNTLQQEIDALRTEKSISEQKVSKLESKLEEYKRKNEKCKIEILETAESSVIESQQQQKHDDTLPLFDSAKILDTTITLDADKKEIKRLQSLLNEKENQCSEYVKEIDLLLKNIEEGKVHIQDLQNQFENSQSELKKIEYLLSEKNAKLESLNVELNKVTFQLNEFKVLQEQYHITEAEVERLRQLVAEKNMQIDSLITELNIVNQQMTMQSQQYADLENNLRTEISLKDMEITTLRTELTSTKETVQTLIIEQDQLNHILESYKLQIDNLVPETKTGNDNDSTQETSQQRNFQIELENALQKRDQAEIFVANLTQVLDDSQQNLQKSRIHKDSLKEFTSMEETVEQESAQILTSIEESVSQQESVQSAQSPTEKRIQQDTQLDIGLGWDYGSSEPLNVDEDSWGWNTEDVQLVNDLSTTPVQMNVETQLHLQIEDLQDRIKNLEEQNAKIAEDNKAAQIKNGKLVKKLKEYKVQIENLQQQLKMQKQAGSFFDLDTAIEEELKMQIAKLEKTLNEIKEEKKNIIAEKEALLKRFDVIVSANERYMEMKERQDIEVEVLRIQNKELSNKVQSLEWRLQENITDLQDIISSSSRQEDQIDPSSHEAESTAHNQPQKRSVESIDNFEKMSKKYKEEIDDLKDELEALAAENEQLQHFLEEQKAMMANLEPKSIDKSEELIEKLDALNNQNVLLQSALNKSKEEYDMLRKQYEQSLIDANDQVAAMRQNSDLLKTEFMEKIDRLETEINNLQKALEEKEAKINALMNSEEKLSIVNTSLTEVTELLNIRVQEVADLKQELQVQYVERQQAEATLQSNIQNLTRELDERKQELAALKEAFANKEHELIQQRSVETMSAIISEATQELVQKHAIEIEEKDKELHDLMEKLIAMQTTVDEYTLRLQDSTAKLEMQQQQIVYLKEDLTERNSIIGATQAEANLLNEKLQEKQQELIQYEEEKTKLATKIEGYLADIQHLQSQLNATEITTVNLQECNSHIHSLQQEIQVLKSEKESILLQYDQETKAYQAHLENNKEQIDALKQDLREKTEQLHYVSTQLCAKENDLEGIKAMMNDKNSLLEIVNQELNDKRAELERLRNERSQNSQTIDALSAFRMGSDDDAELQSTVDELKAQMETKQQELQHLKYVLSENTYPTIIQQMQDRINCLYNEKVTLEASLRVVKQTLTEKQEQVNVLTQRINDQNQDYISKEEVNSLSRDRRSAYDQEEIVRLQNELHVKEQEINELRYVIAEKDSQLCLQASMEPQSDEFELRETMQRLTGELYGKEQEVQTLKSTIVELQEKILHLKDFERLSEESRNAIERLTSEKEQIRIEAEEFLNNELRKKESEIDEIKQKLSEENQKLLAELQLKDNHIENLKMRLEELQVIVNDQNNKLEQNEKALMHAIDDLTEKERRLAELSITKDAEFHNLKMQIREKETRIEELLALSAEEEKQLDELRHILAVKETEVNRLKELLDQKVSEYELIQHALKKDVSVIEAAASKSLETVGIIDNKETISSELDLALYMLHQRDVRCEELTHELMQLLEERDTLQLRLSNAIRINEELRRMGGSSAEASPTKDLSSASQAVIEPVVEQLSPSKSEGPIEIAKEAIDIPIEDKEALALKLSQLHSVSHTKDVRLKDERELRHTQQMSLLAHRDVLSTLPPEAAARLVNANYTLSRDVQSQSSVLLNWLWGKSTPKVVHM; encoded by the exons ATGCACTGGTTTGTGTTGTTTCTATTTGCACAGTGCATAATGTCAAGTGTATATGAGAAGCCATCGGATACAATGGAAGGCAGCCTTCCTGAAGCTGCAATACACACGAAAGAAACATGTGAACAGAATAAGAATCAATTGGAATCTCTCAAGGAAATTATGATGAGGAATcaacaaagtttaaaaaagaaagaggaggaaGTCCAg gAATATGCACGAAGATTATCAAAGATTAAATCCAGAGCCAAACTGTCACGTCATAATAAAGAAGGAAATTCATCATCTAAAGACACAATACATTTGCATAAGACTGAATCTGCAGCAAAGGATACAACAGATGATGCAATCGATGATATAAGTCAAGCAAAAACCCCAAAGGCAAAATCTTCTTTACTTCAACGAAAATTGGCGGAAAATAGGAAAGCGTTTGAGCAACGTAATAAGGAATTGACGGAAACAAAACGAGTAATGGAAGAGAAAGTGGAAGCTATTAGGCAACAATTAGACGAAACAGATTTAGCAACAGAAGTACACAAGGATCAATTGGCTGTTACACCAATTAAGCCTTTTGTGATCACTTCAGAT ATGATGACACCAATTCAAATTGAGGACattcaagagaaagagaaaaaaattatggatcTAAATAGCAAAATTGTCGAATTGGAAGCTACCATTCTAGACcttcaagaaaatttaaaagagaaagattctGTAATTGATTCCAAAACGAAGGCGGTGACTCTCATGTCCGCGGATCTTTCTAAGAAGGGTAAAACGACATTGGACACTCTCGAAGATACGAAAGACGAAATGCGAACAATGCAGGAAAATTTTATCCTGATAGAAACTTCTTTGAAAGATAAGAATAACAATCTGTTGAAACAATTGcaagaaagagataataaaatatcggaaTTGGAACACACAATTAATAG atttgaaGAGCAGCTTAAAGAACAGAAAATAGCTGAATCAGCAAGTGCGGATTTTTCGCGTTCCACTATGGACACTTTAGCGGAGACTAAAGACGCGATGAAATCGATGCAAGAAAATTTCGTTCTTATTGAATCCTCATTGAAGTTGAAGAATGATAATCTTCTTCAGCAATTAGGGGAGTATGAAGTGAAATTGGTGGAAGccagagaaagaatttttcaattagaaTCGGACGCCGGTATAGTGACAACACCGGCAGTCAAGGATTTACAATTTAGAATAGAGAAATTAGTGCAAAATAATCGACAGCTTCTTGATGAAAAGTaccaattgcaaaaaaatgtggCCGAGttgcaagataaaattattgctaagAAATCGGTTCAAAATAATGATgcaattattgaaaaagataataaaatagcagagcttgaaaatttaatagaagaaCTTAAACAATCAAACGAATTGCTAAAAGAAGAATCAAAGGCAGAGATGCAGAAACAAGTGACTGAATTGTCATCTAGAAACGGAGAATATTCCAACAAGATTATCGATCTCGAAAAGCAAGTGCATAAATTGGAAGCGGAGAAGAACGACATGATAGCAAAATTGTCAGTCGAGCGAACAATACTTAAGAAAGATGATACAATGATTAAGTTGACAAAAGAATTGgaggatttaaataaaagcatgATCAAATTAAAGGCCCAACACAGAAGTAAAGTGAAAAATCTGCAAAAACAATTGGAGGACTTCAAAATG GTATCTGATACAAATGCGGAACTTGTTAGATTGGGCAATCAAGTGGCGTTATTGGAGGAGGAGAAAGGTAACCTTCAGCTGAGTCTGGTAGACTTTGACGAGCTTAAAG CCTCGGCAGGAGATTGGCAAGAACGTGTTGCTGACCTGGAAAATAAGGTTTCATCTCAGACAAAAGAAATACAGATGCATATCGATGCAATCGCCACCTTGGAGAACCAAAAGTTAGATCTAATGCAAg aacTTCACACAGTGAAACAAGAAATTTTGGCGTTAGAAGCTGAGAATGCAGAGTCCGAAAATCTCAGAGTGTCTGCAGAGATGAAAGTTGTTGAGCTAGAGGAACAATTGGAAGCTATACACAAAGAACATAGCGAAAATAAACTCGAGTCTCTATCCGAGTCTGAGTATCATGAACTTTTGAAAAAGGTCGATGCTCTGATACATGaaaattcagaattatatagtaaattaaacaaaatggaAGAAAAAGGCACTTCGGATACCGGTTCGACAGAATCTTTTGAAGCCAttcaagtaaataataaaaatgatcttttgaaaaagatcGAAGATTTAgaacagaaaaataatgagtTGACGCTCAAGTTAACGAAGTTGGAGGAAAGAGATGGCTCGCATGCTGGTTCGACGGAGTCCTTCGAAACTATAAACGATACAGATCGCAGCGAATTGTTGAAGAAAATTGAACAGTTGATCCaggaaaataatgatttaactATGAAGTTGAACAGATTTGAAGAGAAGGGATCTGATACGGGTTCCACGGAATCTTTTGAGCGTATTCCAGAACATAACGACAACATGACAAAGATTGAACTACTTACTCAAGAGAATAATGAACTTGTTATTAAACTTACGAAACTGGAAGAACAGTTAAGTCAAATAGAATGTAATGTTCAGTTAAATGCCCCTAAGATTGATAATAGTTTAGAGACACTTAAAGATGATAGTAGCTTGCGATTGCAAATTGAGACATTTACACAGGAACATGACAATTTAATGGCAGAGATTGCTAAATTTAAGACGCAAGTAGAAGATCTGACAGAAGAAAATAACAGGTTGCAGGATCGTATAGAAACATTGACAGCAGAGAATACTGAATTAGTTATAAATTGCACAAAATTAGAGGAACATCTCGAAGTACAAATGTCTTCTCAAATGTCAGTTCAGATAATAGAATATACTGatcaaattaaagttttaatggATAGACAACAGGTCCTAGAAAAAGAGTTGACACAATTGCGAGAAGCTTCGGTAGAGCAATCAGTTAACATAACATCATGCGAGACTGATGACGCAAAATCTAAGATTGTGAcattagagaaagaaaatgcacAGATGATAATGACTATTAGAAAACTCGAAGAACATATCAACAATCAGAAAGAAGAATTGAGCAAATTttctagagagaaagaagagttGAATCTAAAACTGGAACATATGGCCTGTGATGATTTCTCTAGAGAAAGAGTAGAACTCATTGATAAATTGGAGAAATTGAATCGGGAAAAGGAGAGTGTAGTTTATGAGAGACAGGAGCTGCATGAacaaattaattctctcttgcAGAAATCATCTGAGGAAATGTCAGAGATACGAAAGACGGAAGAAGTTGCTCAGGAATCCCAAAGTGTGATTGTAGCATCTTTGGAGAAAGAACTTGAGAATAGCAAAGTATTAATTACAgagtataaaaatcaaatagaaGAGATGAATATGAAACTACAGAGCATGGAGGCAGAATTGCAGAAAAAAGCCAAACAATTACTAGAATATGAGGCATCGAATGAAAAAGTGGAGAGTTTGCAACGCGAGTTAAATGACATGTTTGCTACTGCAGAAGAATGGAAATTCAAGTATGATGATATGCAAGTAAAGATGCAAGCCTTAGAGCAAGGAAAAATCTCTATAGAGGAAGCTTTTAagatattggaaaataatcataaagaaTTGTTAGAAGTAATAAGGGAGAAAGATGCAGCAACTTCTACTCTACAAGAACAGTTTCAAGACACTATAAACTCGCTCGAAATGAGATTACAAGATGAAATAGCAAATGTAACTGCAAAAGAACATGAAATTACGGCCTTGAAAgcagaaattgaaaagaaagacCAAGAATTGCAAACCAAATATGCACAGTTGCAAAATGGAATGATTTCTATAGACAATTTGCAAGAGGAATTGTACAACTATTCGCTTAAACTTAAAGAAAATGAGGCTGCTCTATCATCATCATTAGGAGAGATTGCAAGACTCAATGACATAATAAAGCAGAAAGAAAAGGATACTcagtttttgaaaaagaatattagcAAAATTACTGAAGCATTAGAATTGACTAAATCTTCAGaagaatttaatgaaatattagaaagtttgcgaaataaagaaacaaactATATTGAATTACAAAATAAGCACAAAGAAGTCTTAAGAGAAAACAGTGAGCTATTGCAAAAGATTGAAGATATATCAAAGGATtatgagaatattaaaaatgaattaattaagaagGAACAGGAAATGAACAATTTGCTTATGGATAAAAAAGAGTTAGTCGCACAAATTGAAGAAATCAAAAAAGACAAGATTGAAACTGAAAAACGACTTTGGGAATTACAAAAGATTTTGGAGAATCAAACTACATATGCTGAAAATATGCAATCGGAGCTAACAAATGAATACAAGCAGATGGAACGGCTTAAGATCAATCATACAGAGGAAATGATGATGCTAAGTACAAGATTAGAAAATGTTATTGAAGAACTAGTCGAGAAAATGCAGGAAAATGATGCTATGAAAGCTAAGTTAGAAGAAAAGCAAGAGTTACTTGATAAAAGTGTCACGGAAGAGATGAAGACTGTCTTGGAGTGTAAAGTTGCGGAATTGGAACAAAAGCTTTCAGAATCGGAGAATAAGTTTCAGATGCAAtctgaaaaaatgaaaaagattgtggcaacttttaataaaaagaaaatagcatGCCAAGAACTTGAAGCACGCGTTGCGGAATTGGAGGAGAAATGGTCAACGGAAAAGGACGAGAAAGAGGTTAAAAACAAACAGATACAGGAGGTGGAGATTGCCATGCGGGaaaaagacaataaaataGCCGACTTGGAAGACAAATTGCTGCAGACGAAGAACGATATTGCAGAGGCTCTTgcaaattctgaaaaatttgcaaaagaatCAACCAGTTTGAAGGAAAGGATGACAGTGTTGATGGAACATAACACGGAGATGGGCGAGGAGATTGAGAAGCAACGTACAGAGATAGAACGCATCTCTCTTGAAATGACGGCAGAGAAAACAgcgagagagaatattattacagAATATGAACTCTATAAACAAACAGCGAGCAAGGAAGCTGAACAAAAACAGGCAATTTTGgatgagataaaagaaaaggcACGAGAATTGAGCGTACGTATGCAAGTGATGGAGACTGAATACGTGGATCAGCTTGCTACGATAAAGAACTTGCAGGCGGAGAACGGTCTCTTGTTATCCAAACAAACGCAGATCGACGAGAAACTAGAAAATACCGAGAAAGAGTCAGAAGAGCGTCGTGTGCTGATCGAGCagttacaaaaagaaattacgaCTATGACGGTAGCTGTGCAGACTCCGGAACAGGATGTAAGAGAGGATGACGTAGAGAGGATCGCGCAACATTGCGACCATTCTGAGCAGTGTCAAAATTTGGTACAAGCGTTGGAAGCACGTCTACAAGAACGTCAAGCGGAGAttgaaaatctaaataatgaGTTAGCTAATTCATATGGCAATATCGTATTACTTCATGATGAGTCTCAAAGATACAATGATATGATGATGCAAACTGCTCAGGAGCGTTTTAATCAGTCACTTATGGACCAAACGAATACGTTACAACAAGAAATTGATGCCTTAAGAACGGAAAAATCTATAAGCGAACAGAAAGTGTCGAAATTGGAATCTAAGTTAGAAgaatataaacgtaagaacgagaaatgcaaaattgaaattctaGAAACAGCTGAGTCTTCTGTCATAGAGAGCCAGCAACAACAGAAGCATGACGATACTTTGCCATTGTTTGATTCTGCGAAAATTCTTGATACGACTATTACTTTGGAtgctgataaaaaagaaataaaacgatTACAAAGTTTAttgaatgagaaagagaatcaATGTTCTGAGTACGTGAAAGAAATCGatcttttacttaaaaatatagaggAAGGAAAGGTGCATATCCAAGACTTACAGAATCAATTTGAGAATTCGCAAAGCGAATTGAAGAAGATAGAATATCTTCTTTCTGAAAAGAACGCAAAGCTGGAATCATTAAATGTGGAACTGAACAAAGTGACTTTTCAATTGAATGAATTCAAAGTGTTGCAGGAGCAGTATCATATTACTGAAGCGGAAGTGGAAAGATTACGGCAACTTGTGGCCGAGAAGAACATGCAGATAGATTCATTAATCACAGAATTAAATATCGTAAATCAACAAATGACTATGCAGTCACAGCAATATGcggatttagaaaataatctgCGAACAGAGATCTCACTTAAAGACATGGAAATCACTACATTAAGAACAGAATTGACTTCCACAAAAGAGACTGtgcaaacattaataatagaacAAGATCAGCTAAACCACATCTTGGAATCTTACAAACTTCAGATTGATAATCTGGTACCAGAAACGAAGACTGGCAATGATAATGATTCAACACAAGAGACAAGTCAACAACGTAACTTTCAGATTGAACTGGAGAATGCATTACAAAAGAGGGATCAGGCGGAAATATTTGTCGCGAATCTCACACAAGTGTTAGATGATTCACAACAGAATCTTCAGAAGTCGAGAATACATAAAGACAGTTTAAAGGAGTTTACTTCTATGGAGGAAACGGTTGAACAAGAATCAGCACAAATTCTTACATCTATTGAAGAATCTGTTAGTCAACAAGAATCCGTACAATCTGCACAATCTCCTactgaaaaaagaatacaacAAGATACTCAATTAGATATTGGTTTAGGTTGGGATTATGGCTCGTCTGAGCCGCTTAATGTTGATGAGGACTCTTGGGGTTGGAATACGGAGGATGTTCAATTGGTTAATGATCTCAGTACGACACCAGTACAGATGAATGTCGAAACGCAATTACATCTGCAAATAGAAGACTTGcaagatagaataaaaaatctggAAGAACAGAATGCTAAGATTGCCGAAGACAATAAAGCAGCACAGATAAAGAATGGTAAATTAGTGAAAAAGTTGAAGGAATATAAGGTACAGATAGAGAACTTGCAACAACAATTGAAGATGCAGAAACAGGCTGGCAGCTTTTTTGATCTGGATACGGCAATCGAAGAGGAATTGAAAATGCAGATCGCCAAGTTGGAGAAAActcttaatgaaattaaagaggaaaagaaaaatattattgctgaGAAAGAGGCTTTACTGAAACGATTTGACGTAATCGTGTCGGCTAACGAAAGGTACATGGAAATGAAGGAGAGACAGGATATAGAAGTCGAGGTACTGCGTATTCAGAATAAGGAACTAAGCAATAAAGTGCAATCCTTAGAATGGCgattacaagaaaatataactGATTTACAAGATATCATCTCTTCTTCTTCGCGACAAGAAGATCAGATTGATCCGTCAAGTCATGAAGCCGAATCTACAGCGCATAACCAGCCTCAGAAAAGATCAGTGGAATCTATTGACAACTTTGAAAAGATGTCGAAAAAGTACAAGGAGGAAATAGATGATTTGAAGGACGAATTGGAAGCGCTTGCAGCAGAAAACGAACAATTGCAGCACTTTTTAGAAGAACAAAAAGCGATGATGGCAAATTTGGAACCGAAGAGTATTGATAAATCTGAAGAACTCATAGAGAAGTTAGATGCGTTGAATAACCAAAATGTGTTACTCCAAAGCGCTTTAAACAAGAGCAAAGAAGAATACGACATGCTCAGGAAGCAGTACGAGCAAAGTCTAATAGACGCGAATGATCAAGTGGCAGCAATGCGACAAAACAGCGATCTTCTTAAAACTGAATTTATGGAGAAAATAGATAGATTAGAGacggaaataaataatttacagaaagCTTTAGAAGAGAAGGAAGCCAAGATCAATGCTTTGATGAATTCAGAGGAAAAACTTTCGATCGTCAATACATCTTTAACGGAAGTTACGGAATTGCTTAACATTAGAGTTCAGGAAGTTGCTGATCTGAAGCAAGAGCTTCAAGTTCAATATGTAGAAAGACAACAAGCTGAAGCGACGTTACAAtcgaatatacaaaatttaacaagAGAACTAGACGAGAGGAAACAAGAATTGGCAGCTTTGAAGGAAGCATTTGCCAACAAGGAACACGAATTAATACAGCAAAGGAGTGTAGAAACAATGAGCGCTATTATTAGTGAAGCTACTCAAGAATTAGTCCAGAAGCATGCGATAGAGatcgaagaaaaagataaggaATTGCACGATCTAATGGAAAAGTTGATTGCAATGCAAACGACGGTTGATGAGTACACCTTAAGGTTGCAAGATAGCACGGCTAAATTGGAGATGCAACAACAacaaattgtatatttgaaaGAGGATCTAACAGAGCGAAATTCAATAATTGGAGCTACTCAAGCTGAAGCAAATTTgttgaatgaaaaattgcaagagAAACAACAAGAGTTAATACAATATGAGGAAGAAAAAACCAAACTTGCGACAAAAATAGAAGGGTACTTAGCGGACATCCAACATCTGCAGAGTCAATTGAACGCCACAGAAATAACCACAGTTAATCTACAAGAGTGTAATTCGCATATTCATAGCTTGCAGCAAGAAATTCAAGTTCTAAAATCAGAGAAAGAATCGATCTTGCTGCAGTACGATCAGGAGACGAAGGCGTATCAGGCTCATCTGGAAAACAATAAAGAACAGATTGATGCTTTAAAGCAAGATCTGCGAGAGAAGACCGAACAATTGCATTACGTAAGTACACAATTATGCGCCAAGGAGAATGATTTGGAAGGGATTAAAGCAATGATGAATGACAAAAATTCTTTGCTGGAGATCGTGAATCAAGAATTGAATGACAAACGTGCCGAATTGGAAAGATTGCGCAATGAGCGGTCACAGAATTCTCAGACGATCGACGCTCTCTCTGCTTTTAGAATGGGCAGTGACGACGATGCGGAGCTGCAAAGCACTGTAGACGAGTTAAAGGCACAGATGGAAACTAAACAACAAGAATTGCAACATTTAAAGTACGTTTTGAGCGAGAATACGTATCCTACAATCATTCAGCAAATGCAAGATAGAATTAATTGTCtatataacgaaaaagttACATTGGAAGCTTCTTTGCGAGTAGTTAAGCAGACTTTAACGGAGAAACAGGAACAAGTAAATGTTTTAACGCAGCGCATTAACGATCAGAATCAGGACTATATTTCCAAGGAGGAAGTCAATTCGCTTTCCAGAGACCGAAGATCCGCGTACGATCAAGAAGAAATCGTTAGGTTGCAGAATGAACTGCATGTGAAAGAACAAGAAATTAATGAACTGAGATATGTTATAGCTGAGAAAGACTCGCAATTATGTTTGCAAGCTAGTATGGAGCCGCAATCGGATGAATTTGAATTACGCGAAACTATGCAGAGATTAACGGGAGAATTATATGGCAAAGAGCAGGAAGTGCAAACGTTAAAGTCAACTATCGTGGAGTTGCAAGAAAAAATCTTGCATCTTAAAGATTTTGAAAGGCTTTCTGAGGAGAGCAGAAATGCCATCGAGAGGCTAACTTCAGAAAAAGAGCAGATTCGTATTGAGGCTGAAGAATTCCTGAATAACGAGTTGCGAAAGAAAGAATCCGAGATTGATGAAATCAAGCAGAAACTATCAGAAGAAAATCAAAAGTTATTGGCAGAACTTCAGTTGAAGGATAATCATATCGAGAATCTTAAGATGCGCTTAGAAGAATTGCAGGTAATTGTGAATGATCAGAATAATAAGCTCGAACAGAATGAGAAAGCATTGATGCATGCAATCGATGATCTGACGGAGAAGGAAAGAAGACTGGCCGAGTTGAGCATCACCAAAGACGCTGAGTttcataatttgaaaatgcAGATTCGCGAAAAGGAGACGCGTATAGAAGAACTCTTGGCATTATCCGCTGAAGAGGAGAAACAATTAGACGAGCTAAGGCATATATTGGCGGTTAAAGAGACAGAGGTGAATAGGCTGAAGGAATTGTTAGACCAGAAGGTATCAGAATATGAACTGATACAGCacgctttaaaaaaagacgTGTCCGTCATCGAGGCTGCGGCATCGAAGAGTTTGGAAACTGTTGGAATAATCGACAACAAGGAGACCATCTCTAGTGAGTTGGACCTCGCATTGTACATGCTTCATCAAAGAGACGTCAGATGTGAAGAGTTGACTCATGAACTGATGCAATTGCTTGAGGAGCGTGATACATTACAACTGCGATTGTCTAATGCAATTCGAATAAACGAAGAATTGAGGAGGATGGGCGGGAGTAGCGCTGAAGCGAGTCCAACGAAAGACTTATCATCGGCCTCACAAGCAGTGATTGAACCCGTTGTAGAACAACTTTCACCTTCAAAGTCCGAAGGACCAATTGAGATTGCAAAGGAAGCCATCGATATTCCGATCGAGGACAAGGAAGCTCTTGCATTGAA ATTGTCGCAGTTGCATTCAGTCAGTCATACGAAGGACGTGCGATTAAAGGATGAACGAGAGTTAAGGCATACGCAACAAATGTCTTTGTTAGCGCACAGGGACGTTTTAAGTACATTGCCGCCTGAAGCAGCTGCAAGGCTGGTCAACGCTAATTACACGCTCT CTCGAGATGTTCAGAGTCAGTCGAGTGTGCTTTTGAATTGGTTGTGGGGCAAGAg CACGCCGAAGGTGGTGCACATGTGA